The DNA segment AATAGGCCGTTCGCTGATTAGCGAAGCCTAAGTAGCCTAAGCGGACGGTTGACTTCGGCTTCGCTCAGTCAACGGTAAATGGCTTGGATTGGATACATTGATTGCCATAAATCGCTTAAGGATTGGGTTGGAAATAATTTCCGTGAATTCTTTGTAGGGCGAATGAATTCGCCCCTACAGGACATGTGATATTGGGAACTTATTTTTGACGCAATCCAAAGCCCGTTCAGGTACATTTTTCGCGGAAAATCGCCTTAAGCTCCGTTTAATTTGAAAAAGGCATCCTAGGATGCCTTTTTTATTTGTGAATCTCGCCCGATTGCGAATCAACATGAGCCGTTTAATAACTGTTAGAACGATTGCCCGTAAAGCCAGGCTACCAATCGTGCTGTTACTGATAGCCGGTGGCGGCTGGTATTTTTTGATGCCTTCCAAGGCGGGGGAAGATAAAAATCAAACCACGTTGAAAGTGATTGTGGGCGACATCGAAGAAAATGTCACCGCGCAAGGCAAGTTGGAGCCGAAAGAATACGTCGATGTCGGCGCTCAGGTCACGGGCCAATTGCAAAAACTTTATGTCGACATTGGCGATGATGTAACCGCCGGGCAATTGCTGGTGGAAATCGATCCAAGGGTTTACGCGGCCAGGGTGCAGGCCGACGAGGCCAATATCAAAAATCTGCGGGCACAACTGGCCGGGCAGCAGGCCAACGTGGTTTTTGCTCGCCAGCAATTCGAGCGTAACCGTGAGTTGATGAAGATCAAGGGCGTCAGCGAGCAGGATTTTCAAAACAGCGAGTTCAATCTAAAGAAGGCCGTGGCTACCGCCGATTCGATTCAGGCCCAGATAGAGCAAGTTCAGTCTACTTTGAGCGGCGATCGCGCCAATTTGAGTTTCACCAAAATATTTGCGCCGATGGACGGTACCGTGGTGACACGTACTGCAAGGCTCGGGCAAACCCTCAATGCCAATCAAACCACGCCGATGATCCTGCAGTTGGCCAAATTGGATGCTATGACGGTGCGGGCGCAGGTGGCGGAGGCCGATGTGATGCGCTTGAAGCCTGATGTTCCGGTGTATTTCACCACGCTGGGTTCGGGCGGCAGACGTTGGCATGGCACGGTGCGGCAAATTTTACCGTCTCCGGAAGTGGTTAATAATGTGGTGCTGTATAACGTACTGGTCGATGTCGACAATCGGGATCGGCAATTGATGTCGGGTATGAGTACCCAGATGTTTTTCGTGTTGGGCAGTGCCGAACAGGTGACTTTGATTCCGGTGGCGGCTTTAGGGGCCAGAATGGCGGATGCCGATAACGACAAAGGCCGCGCCTATAAAGTCAAACAAGTCGACGGCGATGGGGTAACGGAAAAAATCGTGCATGTCGGCTTGCTGAATCGGCGCTTCGCCGAGGCACGGGACGGTATCGAAGCCGGCGCCGAATTGTTGAGCGCGGCTCGTCTTGACGATAAAACCAACGGCAGGAAGAAAGACAAGGGTTATCCGGCCTCGGGTACGCCGCGCTTATGAGTGCCGAACGATCGGGAAATCAATCGCCCTTGTTGCGGCTCGAACATATCCAGCGCTTCTATCCCAACGGCGAGTCGATTATCAGGGCGCTGGACGATGTGTCGCTGACCATCTGGCCTGGCGAATTCGTGGCGATCATCGGCCAGTCGGGCTCCGGAAAATCGACCTTGATGAATTTGATCGGTTGTCTGGATAAGCCCGACAAAGGCGTCTATCGAGTGTTGAATCGGGAAGTCGCCGGTCTGGATGCCGACCAATTGGCGGCCTTGCGCCGAGAGACCTTCGGCTTTGTATTTCAACGTTACAACCTACTCAATACAGCCTCGGCGGCGGAAAATATTGAAATTCCGGCCTTGTATGCCGGCATGCCGAAAACCGTGCGGGAAAACCGGGCCTTGCAATTGCTGGATCAATTGGGCTTGGCCGAGCGTAGCGGACACCGGCCCATGCAGATGTCCGGCGGACAGCAGCAGCGGGTGGCAATCGCCAGGGCATTAATGAACAATCCGCCGGTGATTCTGGCTGATGAGCCCACGGGCGCGCTCGATAGTCAAAGCGGTAAGGAAGTGATGAGCCTGTTGCGGGAATTGCACAACCGTGGCCGTACCATTTTATTGATCACCCATGACGAGCATGTCGCCGCCCATGCCGAGCGCATCATCAGTATCCGTGACGGTAAGATCGTCAGCGATAGCGGCGAAAACCGTGGCGAAAGAATTGCGCAGGTGCCGGAACATCATGAAATCGATGCGGTAGGCATTTTGGCCGAATTACTGGAGGCCTCCAAAACCGCATTACGCTCACTGCGGGTCAATCTGTTTCGCACCGCCCTGACCTTGCTGGGGATTATCATCGGTGTCGCCGCCGTGGTGACGATGATGGCGGTGGGAGAGGGTAGCCAGAAGAAAGTGCTGGATCAGATGAAGGCGATGGGGACTAATGTGTTGTCTGTCAGACCTGGTGCGCCGGGATTACGCGGTAGTTCCGATGTCGCTACGCTGGTGCCGGCCGATGCCGATGCGATTGCCGAATTGGATAATGTGGAATGGGCCTCCGCCGAGCGCAACGCCCGCTTAACCCTACGTTACGAAAACATCGATTATGCCAGCAGTGTGCAAGGCGTGGCGCACAGCATGCCGGTCGTGCGCGATTGGCCGATCGCAACCGGCGATTTTTTCAGCGAGGATGACTTGCAGCGCTATGCGCCGGTGGTCGTGCTGGGGCAAACCGTAGCCAAGATACTGTTTCCGGAAGGAATTGATCCCTTGGGTAAATATGTGTTGTTACAGAATATTCCCTTTGAAGTGATCGGCGTGATGGCCGCCAAGGGAGCCTCGGCGATGGGAACGGACCAGGACGATGCGGTATTTATTCCGTTGACGACCGGCTTGATCCGGCTGTTCGGGCAGAATTATCTGAACGGTATTACCGTGCGGGTGGAGGACGTGACCCAAATCGACGACACCCAGCAGGCGATTACCGATTTGTTATTGGCACGTCATCAAACCGAGGATTTCCGGATACGTAACATGGCTTCCATCCTGGAAACCGCCGAAGAAACCCAGAGTACCTTTACGATGATGCTGGGCATTGTCGCCGCCATTTCGTTGCTGGTCGGCGGCATCGGGGTGATGAATATCATGTTGGTCAGCGTCACCGAGCGTACCCGCGAAATTGGTATCCGAATGGCGACCGGCGCCCGGCGTCGGGATATTTTGCTGCAATTCAACACCGAGGCGGCGGTGGTTTGCACCCTGGGCGGCATGATCGGAGTGTTGCTCGGTTTTGCGCTGGGCATGCTGTTGCGTTCCCTGGATATGGCCGTGGTTTTTTCGCCGTTGCCGGCCATAATGGCGTTCTCCTGCGCTTTCGGTACCGGTTTGTTGTTTGGATATTTGCCGGCGCGCAAGGCGGCGCATCTGGATCCGGTCGTGGCGTTGGCGGCGGAGTGATGGCCGGATGAAATCGAAAGTATTGATCGTTTCCTTGTCGTTGACTGCCTGTAATCTGGTGCCCAACTTCCAGCAACCGGCTTTGGACATCCCGGCGGATTGGCGCGAAGCCAGCACCGGGCCAGCCAGCCAGGTCGATCCACAATGGTGGACCGCCTTCGGCAGTGCCGAGCTTGAGCGTTTGATCAAAGCCACGCTGGCCTATAACAACGATCTGGCGGCCGCCGGACAACGGGTGGAACAGGCTAGGGCACAAGCCAAAATCGCCGGTGCCGATTTGTGGCCGGCATTGGGGCTGGAAGGCGATTTTAGCAATACGCATAATAAGTTGGGCGACACTCAAAGGAAATCCGCGCTGGTTTCGGTGGCCTACGAAGTCGATCTTTGGGGTGCCAATCGCGCCAAGCGCGATGCGGGACAGGCTCTGCTACTGAGCGAGACTTACGCTCGCGATGCGTTGCAATTGGTGGTGATGGCCGATGTCGGCCAAGCTTATTTCAATTTGCTGGCGGTTAAGGAACGTAGACGCATCGCCATCGAATTTCTGCAAAATGTCAACGATGTACTGGCTATTGTCGAAGCCCGTTTTCAGGCCGGTGCCATATCCGCGGTCGATCTGGCTCAGCAAAGAACCGAACAGGCCAGCGCCCAAGCCAGTCTCGATCTGGTGGTTCAACAGCAAACCCTGGCGGAAAACGCCTTGTCCATCTTGCTGGGCCTGTCTCCCGGGAAGATCGCGGAGGGGGCGGAGCAATTGGCCGATGTGCGCTTGCCCGTGATTAATCCGCAACAACCGTCCAGCTTGGTGCAACGCCGCCCCGATGTGAGGCAAGTAGAAATGCAATTGCAAGCCGCCAACGCCGATATCGGTATCGCGCTTGCCGCGTTTTATCCCAAATTACAACTGAATCTGGACACCCTGCTGGCCAGCCCACAGCCGGCCGGTCTAGCATTGGCCATGGCCGCCAATCTGGCGCAGCCTCTTTTTCAAGGTGGACGCTTGGAAGGTGGCTTGGAGGACGCCAGGGCTCGTAACGCCGAATTGGTGGAAATCTACCAGCAAACCTTGTTGACGGCTTTCAAGGAAGTCGAGGATTCCGCTGCGGTGCGTAGTCAATCCATGCAAAGGATGCGGGCGCTGGCCGAGGCGGTTAACCAAGCGCGGGAAGCTTATCGATTATCGCAAGAGCAATATCGGGTCGGCGCAATCGACTACCAAACCTTGCTGAATACCCAACAGAGTTGGTTGACTGCTCAGAACAATCAGGTTCAAGCCCGGCTGGATGTTTTGGTGGCACTGGTACAGCTATATAAAGCCTTGGGCGGTGGTTGGCGGGCTTCCTCCTGAAGGCCGTAGTGTTGCCAAAATTGGCAGTCATGACAGTACATCAGGCAACTTATCCGCCAAAGGCGCCAGGGAGATGACAGCTTTGGGACACGGGTGTAGACTTTCAAGCGTGGTCGGGTTCCCTTTTACACTGTTGTCAAAGGCTTTTCCCGCGTGCGCTTTTATTATTAGGAAATGATGATATACTGCGATCAACGCGGGTCTATCGTGCCTCCCCGATCAATTTTGCGATAAACGCTTGGTTTATGAGGCGTTTAAGAAACTTAACTGATTGAATTTGCACGTGTATGGGCCGCAATTCCATCCGGATTACTTTCTCGCCACGCGACCCAATCCATGCTGGCCGGGCGTTTTTGCGGACTTTATACACTGTTCCCAAATCCGAGTTTATCGATTTAAAACTTTAATTTAAAGTGGCTTGAACATTGCTTTAAATTGATTGAAGCAGGTATTACGGATTTTAGGAAACTGAGTTCGATTCCCTTATCTTCCGCCAGCTTATTAAGCTAATGCAATGTTTACATTCAATGTTCCATTTTGTCGTTACTGCTTTGGCTGAACCATTTTTACAAAGTATGCGAGTGAGTTAGCCCACATACCGACATACATTTTATAACCGATTGGTTAATTAACGACACGGAGACTAGGCATGAATACTTTATTAATCGTTTTATTTGGATTGCTTCATGTCGCCGATGGCGTTGTGACCTATCTGGGTTTGAACTTTACCTCCGTCGACGAGGTAAATCCTGTTTTGAACTATTTTGTTGAACTATTGGGCCTGGGTTTTTCCATTACCCTGTTGAAAGCGGCCTGCCTTTCCGTACTGATATTCATGTTTTACGATCGGCATAAAATGAAAAGCCGCTGGATTACGGCATCATTGATGTCGGCCGTGACATTTTACGGCTGGGTTGTCAGCAACAACGTGCTGCTGGTGGTTTATGCATAGCCGGTTGGTGTATCGCTAATCCGATTAAATCGTTGACTTGGATTAAAAGGGTTTGGTTAGGAATAACCAAACCCTTTTTTATGTCGTTAATTTTCATACCCGATTTTCTAATTCACATAAAATAGGCATTAAAAAACAATATCGATTTTGACGTTGTTTGCTGGCAATATCCAACGCCGAATAACCCTAAAGACACAATGACGTCTCTCAAAAAGCATTTGTTCCGATTCTCCGCCAGTCTTTGGTTGACCATGGCAATGTTCATCGTGTTTGCGGTGGTGTTTGTGATCTATGTCCGGTCCGAAAAACAAATCGATTTAGCCAATGAACTACGGTTCCAATCCTATTTTCTGGCCGACGAATTACGCCAATCGTCCGACGATTTGTCACGGATGGTTCGCGGTTATGTAACAACCGGCGACCCCATCTATAAACGCCACTATCAAGAAATCCTCGATATCCGAGACGGCAAGCAGGCAAGACCGGTTGACTATCATTTGATCTATTGGGATTTGGTTTTGCAGGACGATCGCCGGCCAAGGCCGGACAGCTCTCGGAAGATTCCCTTGCTGGACCTGATGCGGCAGGCCGGATTCAGCGAAGCCGAATTTGCGAAACTGGCGGAAGCCAAGGCTAGATCGGACGCGCTTACCCACACCGAGTATGCCGCGATGCGGCAGCTCGAGTCAGTTTCTTCGCCGACCGAAGCTGACCGAAACAGAGCTAGCCTGATACTGCGAGATACGGCCTATCATCAAGCCAAGGCCGAGATTATGCGGCCGATCAGTGAGTTCTATCGGATGATGGATAGCCGTACATCGGCGGCGGTTCAAAATGCATTGCTTAAGGCCAAGCTATTGAGAGGAGTGTTCATTGCCTTCGGCCTATTGTTGGTGCTGATGTTGTGGCGAGCTTATCGGAGTTTATTCAATATATTGGGCGGTTCGCTTGATGAATTGCATGACGTTCTGGTCCGCCTGGCTAGCGGCGATTTTTCATCGGTGATTCCGGTCGGCCACGGCAGGAAAAACAGCATCATGGCGTGGGTGTCCGAAACGCAAGTCCAACTGGCCCAACTCGATGCCGAACACCGACTGGCCGAAGCCAAAAATCAGCGTCTGACGCAACTCTATGCCGCCTTGAGTCAGTGCAATCAGGCTATCGTGCGTTGTGGAAATCAACAGCAGCTGTTTTCGGAAATCTGCCACGCCGCCGTGACCTTTGGCGGCATGAAGCTGGCCTGGATTGGTTGGCTGGATCGGGAGGGCGGGAAAATCAAACCTGTTGCTTGGTATGGCAATGACGCCGACTATCTAAAAGACATCGAGATCTCAATCGATCCCAATGACCCGTTCGGTCGCGGGCCAACCGGCACGGCCATGCGCGAGGATCGTCCGTACTGGTGTCAGGATTTTCAACAAAATCCGGCTACCGCCCCCTGGCGCGAACGCGGTGCCAAGTTCGACTGGAAAGCATCGGCCGCGCTGCCTTTGCATCGGAATGGCGAAGTGGCTGGGGTTCTGACGCTTTATGCCACCACCGCCAACGCCTTTGACGAGGCCGCGCGTAACTTGTTGGTCGAAATGGCGATGGACATTGATTACGCCCTCGACAACTTTGAACGAGAAAATCAACGTAGGCAAGTGCGCTCGGACTTGGCGGAATCCCGTAATTTGCTGCGGACCATTATTGACGCTGTACCACTGCGTATTTTTTGGAAAGACCTGGCATCGGTGTATCTGGGCTGTAATCCGGCTTTTGCCCAGGATGCGGGTGTCGATAGCCCTAGCGATCTGATCGGCAAGAACGACAATCAACTCGCGTGGCGGGAGCTGGCGGAGTTGTATCGAGCCGACGACCGCCGAGTGATGGATTCGGGCATTCCCAAATTTTTCTACGAAGAGCCCTTGATCAAGTCCGATGGCGAGACTATTTGGTTAAGAACTTCCAAAGTACCTCTGCTTAATTTCGAGCGGCAAACCATGGGCGTACTGGGTGTCTATCAGGATATAACGGCAATAAAGCAGACTCAACTGGCATTGCTGCGTAGCGAAGCCAACCTCAATCGGGCGCAGGCCGTGGCCAAAATCGGCAGTTGGCGTCTGGATCTGGAGCAAGGCAGTTTGGAATGGTCGGCCGAAACCCACCGCATTTTCGGAGTATCCCCGGATACTCCGGTGGACTACCCATTATTCCTCTCCCATGTGCACCCGGATGATGTGGATCATGTCAATAATGCCTGGCAAGCCGCGTTGAAAGGCGCGCCTTACCACATCGAGCATCGCATTGTCGTAAAAGGTGACATCCACTGGGTGGAAGAGCGGGCCGAATTGGAGTTCGATGCGGCCGGCAACTGTCTCGCGGGTGTCGGCACGGTGCAAGACATCACCGAACGCAAGCTGGCACAGGCGCGCATTGATCTTTTGGCTAACTTCGATCCATTGACCGGCTTACCTAATCGGGCTCAGTTGGATGACCGCGTCAGGTATGCCGTCAGTCTGGCCAAGCGCGGTCATGGATATTTGGCCTTGATGTTCCTCGATCTCGACCGCTTCAAGGATATTAACGACACGCTTGGCCATAGTGTCGGCGACGCCCTGTTGATTAAACTCGCCGATCGTCTGCGCCGATTGCTGAGGGAGGAGGATACGGTCACGCGCCTAGGTGGGGATGAATTCATTTTGCTGTTGCCCGGCATCGATGCACGCGGAGCCGCCTATGTGGCGCAAAAACTGTTGGATGCCATCGCGGAGCCTTATTCGATCGAGCACTATAATCTGACCCTGACTGCATCGATTGGTATTGCGCTTTATCCCGGCGATGGCGAGGATCTGGAAACATTATCCAGAAGCGCCGATGCCGCGATGTATAACGCTAAACAGGAAGGCCGCCAAGGCTATCGGTTTTTCACTCCGGAGATGCAGGCGAAAGCAACGCGTAATTTGTTATTGCTGAACGCCTTACGTCACGCACTGACACTTGAGCAACTGCAGGTCTACTAC comes from the Methylomonas sp. LL1 genome and includes:
- a CDS encoding MacB family efflux pump subunit, giving the protein MSAERSGNQSPLLRLEHIQRFYPNGESIIRALDDVSLTIWPGEFVAIIGQSGSGKSTLMNLIGCLDKPDKGVYRVLNREVAGLDADQLAALRRETFGFVFQRYNLLNTASAAENIEIPALYAGMPKTVRENRALQLLDQLGLAERSGHRPMQMSGGQQQRVAIARALMNNPPVILADEPTGALDSQSGKEVMSLLRELHNRGRTILLITHDEHVAAHAERIISIRDGKIVSDSGENRGERIAQVPEHHEIDAVGILAELLEASKTALRSLRVNLFRTALTLLGIIIGVAAVVTMMAVGEGSQKKVLDQMKAMGTNVLSVRPGAPGLRGSSDVATLVPADADAIAELDNVEWASAERNARLTLRYENIDYASSVQGVAHSMPVVRDWPIATGDFFSEDDLQRYAPVVVLGQTVAKILFPEGIDPLGKYVLLQNIPFEVIGVMAAKGASAMGTDQDDAVFIPLTTGLIRLFGQNYLNGITVRVEDVTQIDDTQQAITDLLLARHQTEDFRIRNMASILETAEETQSTFTMMLGIVAAISLLVGGIGVMNIMLVSVTERTREIGIRMATGARRRDILLQFNTEAAVVCTLGGMIGVLLGFALGMLLRSLDMAVVFSPLPAIMAFSCAFGTGLLFGYLPARKAAHLDPVVALAAE
- a CDS encoding DUF5658 family protein, encoding MNTLLIVLFGLLHVADGVVTYLGLNFTSVDEVNPVLNYFVELLGLGFSITLLKAACLSVLIFMFYDRHKMKSRWITASLMSAVTFYGWVVSNNVLLVVYA
- a CDS encoding efflux RND transporter periplasmic adaptor subunit, whose product is MSRLITVRTIARKARLPIVLLLIAGGGWYFLMPSKAGEDKNQTTLKVIVGDIEENVTAQGKLEPKEYVDVGAQVTGQLQKLYVDIGDDVTAGQLLVEIDPRVYAARVQADEANIKNLRAQLAGQQANVVFARQQFERNRELMKIKGVSEQDFQNSEFNLKKAVATADSIQAQIEQVQSTLSGDRANLSFTKIFAPMDGTVVTRTARLGQTLNANQTTPMILQLAKLDAMTVRAQVAEADVMRLKPDVPVYFTTLGSGGRRWHGTVRQILPSPEVVNNVVLYNVLVDVDNRDRQLMSGMSTQMFFVLGSAEQVTLIPVAALGARMADADNDKGRAYKVKQVDGDGVTEKIVHVGLLNRRFAEARDGIEAGAELLSAARLDDKTNGRKKDKGYPASGTPRL
- a CDS encoding efflux transporter outer membrane subunit translates to MKSKVLIVSLSLTACNLVPNFQQPALDIPADWREASTGPASQVDPQWWTAFGSAELERLIKATLAYNNDLAAAGQRVEQARAQAKIAGADLWPALGLEGDFSNTHNKLGDTQRKSALVSVAYEVDLWGANRAKRDAGQALLLSETYARDALQLVVMADVGQAYFNLLAVKERRRIAIEFLQNVNDVLAIVEARFQAGAISAVDLAQQRTEQASAQASLDLVVQQQTLAENALSILLGLSPGKIAEGAEQLADVRLPVINPQQPSSLVQRRPDVRQVEMQLQAANADIGIALAAFYPKLQLNLDTLLASPQPAGLALAMAANLAQPLFQGGRLEGGLEDARARNAELVEIYQQTLLTAFKEVEDSAAVRSQSMQRMRALAEAVNQAREAYRLSQEQYRVGAIDYQTLLNTQQSWLTAQNNQVQARLDVLVALVQLYKALGGGWRASS
- a CDS encoding sensor domain-containing phosphodiesterase, whose product is MTSLKKHLFRFSASLWLTMAMFIVFAVVFVIYVRSEKQIDLANELRFQSYFLADELRQSSDDLSRMVRGYVTTGDPIYKRHYQEILDIRDGKQARPVDYHLIYWDLVLQDDRRPRPDSSRKIPLLDLMRQAGFSEAEFAKLAEAKARSDALTHTEYAAMRQLESVSSPTEADRNRASLILRDTAYHQAKAEIMRPISEFYRMMDSRTSAAVQNALLKAKLLRGVFIAFGLLLVLMLWRAYRSLFNILGGSLDELHDVLVRLASGDFSSVIPVGHGRKNSIMAWVSETQVQLAQLDAEHRLAEAKNQRLTQLYAALSQCNQAIVRCGNQQQLFSEICHAAVTFGGMKLAWIGWLDREGGKIKPVAWYGNDADYLKDIEISIDPNDPFGRGPTGTAMREDRPYWCQDFQQNPATAPWRERGAKFDWKASAALPLHRNGEVAGVLTLYATTANAFDEAARNLLVEMAMDIDYALDNFERENQRRQVRSDLAESRNLLRTIIDAVPLRIFWKDLASVYLGCNPAFAQDAGVDSPSDLIGKNDNQLAWRELAELYRADDRRVMDSGIPKFFYEEPLIKSDGETIWLRTSKVPLLNFERQTMGVLGVYQDITAIKQTQLALLRSEANLNRAQAVAKIGSWRLDLEQGSLEWSAETHRIFGVSPDTPVDYPLFLSHVHPDDVDHVNNAWQAALKGAPYHIEHRIVVKGDIHWVEERAELEFDAAGNCLAGVGTVQDITERKLAQARIDLLANFDPLTGLPNRAQLDDRVRYAVSLAKRGHGYLALMFLDLDRFKDINDTLGHSVGDALLIKLADRLRRLLREEDTVTRLGGDEFILLLPGIDARGAAYVAQKLLDAIAEPYSIEHYNLTLTASIGIALYPGDGEDLETLSRSADAAMYNAKQEGRQGYRFFTPEMQAKATRNLLLLNALRHALTLEQLQVYYQPQVSMPDGRIIGAEALLRWRHPALGMVSPAEFIPVAEDSGLILPIGEWVLRCAARQAKAWEAEGLGSVVMAVNLSAVQFRHPDLPDLVSRVLDQEGLAPGYLELELTEGVAMRNPESAIDVINNLHQRGVRMAIDDFGTGYSSLSYLKKFKVYKLKIDQSFVRDISTDAEDKAIVSAVISLAQSLGLQTIAEGVETIEQQTFLNQQGCDEMQGYLFSPPLPAEQFAALLRPFPGKNITD